One region of Saprospiraceae bacterium genomic DNA includes:
- a CDS encoding S8 family serine peptidase encodes MASKKTDKATFNYGGVQISLTKSKTKGAVQYGVKKKAAKRGVTAAPPDDFEGFEVFQAKRNLDQKLEDLRAQPDVSIGTHVWNVDGDEEVPFIPTGNIYLEFKPGTDFDKQRDLMDELGLNVIEIVSPEAYRVSVTEKSPNPIKCVMLMQKKKIVAVAEPEFVTKPVTNNFAPPTGRFFATQWHLENTGGAIPIVDIPNAIFGASHFKRGADAKVKEAWAFIGSLGSSNIRIAVIDTGFATDHPQLRGDGTKVRNPFNAANRSADASPWYQAADGSWGVFSHGTSCAAVAAGALDAQGILGAAPNARIIPIKLDILSDEAIKNAFEHALLNGADIISCSLGFPKPVPLSTYVSNYLNKIAREGRGGKGVPMFFAAGNANPASNNVPRQISDFAAHPEGICVTASNSLDERSDYSFYGPNAFLCAPTNGNDGVGITTATIEVDDRGRMMHTFTSGFGGTSSATPLVAGICALMLSANPNLTLSQIRDILRQSTDKIGSGYNANGHSPYLGYGRINALKAVKMAVGGQANVPPTPASQPPSSTATQRGKVISKFLNVRSGPGTSHPKVAELNQGDIVSLFEKVSGFWRIGQGRFASADFIQVIAGNNAPVTTRRGKVTSSFLNVRSGPGTNNPKVAELKQGALVTIHETSSNGWHRIGDKRWVIGSNIQEV; translated from the coding sequence ATGGCATCGAAAAAAACAGATAAAGCCACCTTCAATTACGGTGGTGTTCAAATCAGCCTGACCAAAAGCAAGACCAAAGGCGCTGTACAGTACGGCGTGAAAAAGAAAGCGGCCAAACGCGGCGTGACAGCGGCACCGCCTGATGATTTTGAGGGGTTTGAGGTGTTTCAGGCCAAGCGCAATCTCGACCAAAAACTGGAAGACCTCCGCGCCCAACCCGACGTGTCCATCGGCACCCACGTCTGGAACGTGGACGGCGACGAAGAGGTGCCCTTCATCCCCACGGGAAACATTTACCTCGAATTCAAACCCGGCACCGATTTTGACAAGCAACGCGACCTGATGGATGAGCTCGGCCTGAATGTGATTGAAATCGTCAGCCCGGAAGCATATCGCGTGAGCGTCACGGAAAAGTCCCCCAACCCCATCAAGTGCGTGATGCTCATGCAGAAAAAGAAAATCGTGGCGGTGGCGGAGCCTGAATTTGTGACCAAACCCGTCACGAACAATTTCGCACCGCCCACAGGCCGCTTCTTCGCTACCCAATGGCATCTGGAGAATACTGGCGGTGCCATCCCGATTGTTGACATACCAAACGCCATTTTTGGCGCATCCCACTTCAAGCGCGGTGCCGATGCCAAAGTGAAAGAGGCATGGGCTTTCATAGGCAGCTTAGGCTCCAGCAATATCAGGATTGCGGTGATTGATACGGGTTTTGCCACCGACCATCCGCAACTGCGCGGCGATGGCACCAAAGTCCGTAACCCATTCAACGCCGCCAATCGAAGCGCCGATGCTTCCCCTTGGTATCAGGCAGCCGACGGGAGTTGGGGCGTGTTCAGTCATGGCACCTCTTGCGCTGCCGTCGCCGCCGGCGCGCTGGATGCGCAAGGCATACTGGGCGCAGCACCCAACGCCCGCATCATCCCCATCAAACTCGACATTCTCAGCGACGAAGCTATCAAAAATGCCTTTGAACACGCGCTGCTCAATGGTGCCGACATCATTTCTTGCAGCCTCGGCTTTCCCAAACCTGTGCCGCTTTCTACCTATGTTTCCAACTACCTGAACAAAATCGCCCGCGAAGGGCGCGGCGGCAAAGGGGTGCCCATGTTTTTCGCAGCTGGCAACGCCAACCCTGCCTCCAACAACGTGCCTCGCCAAATCAGCGATTTTGCCGCGCACCCAGAAGGTATTTGCGTCACCGCTTCCAATAGCCTCGACGAACGCTCCGATTATTCTTTCTACGGTCCAAATGCCTTCCTGTGTGCCCCTACCAACGGAAACGACGGCGTGGGCATCACCACCGCCACCATAGAGGTGGACGACAGGGGACGCATGATGCACACTTTTACCAGCGGCTTCGGCGGCACCTCCAGCGCCACGCCGCTGGTGGCTGGCATCTGTGCGCTTATGCTGAGCGCCAACCCCAACCTGACCCTGAGCCAAATCAGGGACATCCTGCGCCAAAGCACTGACAAAATCGGCAGCGGCTACAATGCAAATGGCCATTCTCCCTATCTCGGCTATGGCCGCATCAACGCACTCAAAGCCGTGAAAATGGCCGTCGGTGGCCAAGCCAACGTGCCCCCTACCCCTGCCTCCCAGCCTCCCTCCTCCACCGCTACACAACGCGGCAAGGTCATTTCCAAATTTTTGAATGTGCGTTCTGGCCCTGGCACCTCTCACCCCAAAGTAGCCGAATTGAATCAGGGCGACATCGTGAGTTTGTTCGAGAAAGTCTCTGGTTTTTGGCGTATCGGGCAGGGGCGCTTTGCAAGTGCTGACTTTATTCAGGTAATCGCTGGGAACAATGCACCCGTCACGACCCGTCGCGGCAAGGTGACCTCGTCTTTTCTCAACGTACGCTCAGGCCCCGGCACCAACAACCCCAAGGTGGCCGAGCTGAAACAGGGCGCGCTCGTCACCATTCACGAGACCAGCAGCAACGGCTGGCATCGCATTGGCGACAAACGATGGGTGATTGGAAGCAACATTCAGGAGGTATAA
- a CDS encoding OmpA family protein, which yields MQKILLALAFLLAPLVSPAQATISSVYFELGKHELSATARQTLDALALQLLVAPDYMIKIEAWTDDRGSESYNQRLATQRAEAVQQYLADRGLLPGKATVRSWGKQNPAYDNSTEEARQLNRRVDVTFSPVFFSDYRALQTRLSAPAEQLLRILPDREQQITAAKGTIIKIPPQAFVFEDGTAPTGPVELMVREAFSPSDFVLQNLTTLSDGRILQTGGMVYIGAQADGKPLRLAEGASLTVALPTRRADPNMELFYGETNPDNSINWLPTRQSFRQTMKKPRTEIEIDPATSARIVALQVPEYPEPLVPKFSGDLPPMPRKPVAPIAPKPPQKPTWENAQRKYGYGYGPVMNRMTKKRLKKAQKYYQTALANYERDSLSFIRLQQRYLNNLDKHQAALVAYETAEQKWKNEVVDRISAIIQFDREYYLHEYSKNLQTTIRYVGKHIQRYEHYSDLENAVENILERMMRYRNTDGLATANANRSVTKALYRQHIGSKIMDSPGYFSLTELARRKCGPDTLHRVTHRMRMNCGLVAISDSLRANIREKELLEAATTQDAAVALNAYVADVTRLGWINCDKFLDDPAERVQLVVNEPEDAMIYAVCRDISSILPLNRYKDGSYSVSGLPKGRKVSVVSIKLKEGVPFFAMRDARAGDADALNMEYKSMTLRDLKEELKKLNI from the coding sequence ATGCAAAAAATCCTCCTTGCTCTTGCTTTTTTGTTGGCACCCCTTGTCTCGCCAGCCCAAGCCACCATCTCGTCTGTTTATTTTGAATTGGGCAAACACGAACTCAGCGCCACTGCTCGGCAAACGCTCGACGCACTGGCGCTGCAACTGCTCGTCGCTCCCGACTACATGATAAAAATAGAGGCATGGACTGACGACCGCGGTTCCGAATCGTACAACCAGCGCCTCGCCACACAGCGTGCCGAGGCCGTGCAGCAATACCTCGCCGACAGGGGCCTGCTGCCCGGCAAAGCCACCGTGCGCAGTTGGGGCAAGCAGAATCCTGCCTACGACAACTCCACCGAAGAAGCCCGCCAGCTCAATCGCCGAGTGGACGTGACTTTTTCCCCGGTTTTCTTTTCCGACTATCGGGCGCTGCAAACTCGACTGTCGGCACCAGCCGAGCAGTTGCTGCGCATCCTTCCCGACCGCGAGCAACAAATCACGGCAGCAAAAGGCACCATCATAAAGATACCGCCGCAGGCTTTTGTATTTGAGGATGGTACTGCTCCCACTGGGCCTGTGGAACTCATGGTGCGCGAGGCATTTTCGCCTTCCGATTTTGTTCTGCAAAATCTTACCACCTTGAGCGATGGCCGCATCCTTCAAACAGGTGGGATGGTCTACATCGGCGCACAGGCCGATGGCAAGCCCCTCCGGCTGGCGGAAGGTGCGTCGCTTACGGTGGCGCTTCCAACGCGACGTGCGGACCCCAACATGGAGCTGTTCTACGGCGAGACCAACCCCGATAACAGCATCAACTGGTTGCCTACACGTCAATCCTTTCGGCAAACGATGAAAAAGCCTCGCACGGAAATCGAGATTGACCCCGCGACAAGCGCCCGCATCGTGGCGCTGCAAGTGCCCGAATACCCCGAGCCTTTGGTGCCGAAATTCTCTGGCGACCTGCCGCCCATGCCGCGCAAGCCCGTCGCCCCCATCGCGCCCAAACCACCCCAAAAACCAACTTGGGAAAACGCACAGCGGAAATATGGCTACGGCTATGGCCCCGTGATGAACAGGATGACTAAAAAACGGCTCAAAAAGGCACAGAAATACTATCAAACTGCTTTGGCAAATTACGAGCGCGACTCGCTTAGCTTCATCAGGCTTCAGCAACGCTACTTGAACAACTTGGATAAACATCAAGCCGCGCTTGTTGCATATGAGACAGCTGAACAGAAATGGAAGAACGAGGTCGTTGACCGCATCAGCGCAATCATCCAGTTCGACCGCGAGTACTACCTGCACGAGTACTCGAAAAACTTGCAAACAACCATCCGGTATGTGGGCAAACACATACAGCGGTATGAGCATTACAGCGACTTGGAAAATGCGGTGGAAAATATCCTCGAACGAATGATGCGCTACAGAAACACGGATGGTTTGGCAACGGCCAATGCGAACAGGTCTGTCACAAAGGCGCTTTATCGCCAGCATATCGGCTCGAAAATCATGGATAGCCCCGGCTATTTCAGTCTTACTGAACTGGCTCGAAGGAAATGTGGCCCCGACACCTTGCATCGTGTCACTCACAGAATGCGCATGAATTGTGGCCTTGTGGCTATTTCCGATAGCCTGCGAGCAAACATTCGGGAAAAGGAATTGCTCGAAGCAGCTACGACACAAGATGCCGCCGTCGCGCTCAATGCATACGTCGCCGATGTGACCCGTTTAGGCTGGATTAACTGCGACAAATTCTTGGACGACCCGGCCGAAAGGGTACAGCTAGTAGTGAACGAGCCGGAGGATGCCATGATTTATGCGGTGTGCCGCGACATCAGCAGCATTCTGCCGCTCAACCGATACAAGGACGGCTCATATTCCGTGTCGGGATTGCCCAAAGGGAGAAAGGTGTCGGTCGTCTCTATCAAATTGAAGGAGGGAGTGCCATTTTTTGCGATGCGCGATGCGCGGGCTGGCGACGCTGACGCATTGAACATGGAATACAAGAGCATGACGCTACGCGACTTGAAAGAAGAGCTGAAAAAGCTGAACATTTGA
- a CDS encoding DUF4295 family protein: protein MAKKVSKNARVAQRAANAGSGKDHVKVVKAVKDPVTGKYTYKQMIVHKDKVKEFFADVK from the coding sequence ATGGCAAAGAAAGTTTCAAAGAACGCCCGTGTTGCTCAGCGTGCTGCCAACGCAGGCTCCGGCAAAGACCACGTGAAAGTGGTGAAAGCCGTGAAAGACCCGGTGACAGGCAAATACACTTACAAACAAATGATTGTTCACAAAGACAAAGTGAAAGAATTCTTTGCCGACGTGAAATAA
- the rpmG gene encoding 50S ribosomal protein L33 → MAKKSKGNRIQVILECTEHKNSGLPGTSRYITQKNRKNTPDRMELKKYNPIMRKYTVHREIK, encoded by the coding sequence ATGGCAAAGAAAAGCAAAGGCAATCGCATTCAGGTCATCCTCGAATGTACCGAGCATAAAAACAGCGGCTTGCCGGGCACTTCGCGCTATATCACGCAGAAGAACCGCAAAAACACGCCCGACCGCATGGAGTTGAAAAAATACAACCCTATCATGCGCAAATACACCGTTCACCGCGAAATTAAGTAA
- the rpmB gene encoding 50S ribosomal protein L28 gives MSKVCDLTGKRPMSGNYVSHSNRKTKRRFYPNLQTKKFYMPETGEWVTLKVSASAIRTISKLGLYQYIKKLEKKGEIIYHGNL, from the coding sequence ATGTCTAAAGTTTGTGATTTGACGGGCAAGAGGCCGATGAGCGGCAACTACGTCTCCCACTCCAACCGAAAAACGAAGCGCCGCTTCTATCCTAACCTTCAAACCAAAAAATTCTACATGCCTGAAACAGGTGAATGGGTCACGCTGAAAGTGAGCGCCTCGGCCATCCGCACCATCTCCAAATTAGGCTTGTACCAGTACATCAAGAAGCTGGAGAAAAAAGGCGAGATTATCTATCATGGCAATCTTTGA
- a CDS encoding S8 family peptidase, translating to MKHIVIVLLFLFTHTALTFGQADAGKSTRLTLDGHERRLGELLVQLSPSADVQRTLLLLNETGRGTVEMEANIAPEWHIYLFQFDENQVNAEAMLQTARRLPNVQAAQFNHRTVDRGLEPNDTEWWRQDGMRLIGAPDAWESATGGVTLNGDTIVAAVLEKGIFFTHPDLVPNRWLNHAEIPNNNVDDDNNGYVDDHGGWNPRTSNDNAGTTNSSHGTSVCGIVGARGNNGIGVTGVNWNVKLMGLFNVEFESEIIAAYYYTGAARRLYNQTNGAQGAFVVTTNASFGLDKAKAVNHPLWCAVYDSLGKVGIISIGATTNTNTNVDVEGDMPTTCPSEFLIAVNNTNKLGTRVPSTGYGAISIDLGAPGNDSYTTVVQAPNNTPTYSTFGGTSAAAPHVTGALALLYSMPCDKLTSDALTDPVACARRMRDLILDNVQPETSLKDVTKTGGYLHIGNATSAVRDLCDGVIGPLSILEVETYGRDFFKIYYQTPIFEKYRFRVFNMLGQLLHEQELTPQQFGVNYVEYDAKDLPAGVYVMSIGRNDFVVSRKFPKF from the coding sequence ATGAAACACATTGTCATCGTCTTGCTTTTTTTATTCACCCACACGGCGCTCACCTTCGGGCAAGCCGATGCGGGAAAAAGCACCAGGCTCACCCTTGACGGGCATGAACGCCGCCTCGGTGAGTTGCTCGTGCAGCTCTCGCCCAGCGCCGATGTGCAACGCACTCTCCTTTTGCTCAACGAAACAGGACGTGGCACTGTGGAAATGGAGGCCAACATTGCCCCTGAATGGCATATTTACCTTTTTCAGTTTGATGAAAACCAAGTAAATGCGGAAGCCATGCTCCAAACGGCTCGTCGCCTGCCCAATGTGCAAGCAGCTCAATTCAACCACCGCACCGTTGACCGCGGCTTGGAACCCAACGATACCGAATGGTGGCGGCAAGACGGCATGAGGCTCATAGGCGCGCCCGATGCTTGGGAATCGGCCACTGGCGGTGTCACCCTGAATGGCGACACCATCGTGGCGGCGGTGTTGGAAAAGGGCATCTTTTTCACCCATCCCGACCTCGTGCCCAATCGCTGGCTGAATCACGCTGAAATCCCCAACAACAATGTGGACGACGACAACAATGGGTATGTGGACGACCATGGCGGCTGGAACCCTCGCACGAGCAACGACAACGCAGGCACCACCAACAGTAGCCACGGCACTTCGGTCTGTGGCATCGTCGGTGCGCGGGGCAATAACGGCATCGGAGTCACGGGGGTCAACTGGAATGTCAAACTCATGGGCCTTTTCAACGTTGAGTTCGAGTCCGAAATCATAGCTGCCTATTACTACACCGGAGCCGCCCGCCGGCTTTACAATCAGACCAACGGGGCACAAGGCGCTTTCGTCGTCACGACCAACGCCTCATTTGGCCTCGACAAGGCTAAGGCCGTCAACCACCCGCTTTGGTGCGCCGTGTATGACTCGTTGGGCAAAGTTGGCATCATCAGCATCGGCGCCACCACCAACACCAATACCAACGTGGACGTGGAAGGCGATATGCCCACCACCTGCCCCAGCGAGTTTTTGATTGCAGTGAACAACACCAACAAACTCGGCACCAGAGTACCCAGTACCGGATATGGCGCTATTTCGATTGACTTGGGCGCTCCGGGCAACGATTCCTACACGACGGTCGTGCAAGCCCCCAACAACACCCCGACGTATAGCACCTTTGGCGGCACCTCAGCCGCCGCCCCACATGTGACGGGGGCCTTAGCCCTGCTCTACAGCATGCCCTGCGACAAACTCACCTCCGACGCGCTCACCGACCCCGTAGCCTGCGCCCGACGGATGCGCGACCTCATCCTCGACAATGTGCAACCCGAGACATCGCTCAAAGACGTGACCAAGACTGGCGGCTATTTGCACATAGGCAATGCGACCAGCGCCGTTCGTGACCTTTGCGACGGGGTGATTGGGCCGCTCAGCATCTTGGAGGTGGAGACCTATGGCCGCGATTTTTTCAAAATCTATTATCAGACACCCATTTTTGAGAAATATCGTTTTCGCGTGTTCAATATGCTCGGCCAACTGCTCCATGAGCAGGAATTGACGCCACAACAGTTTGGGGTCAACTACGTCGAATACGACGCAAAAGACCTTCCAGCAGGGGTATATGTGATGAGCATTGGGCGCAACGATTTTGTCGTATCCAGGAAATTTCCAAAATTTTAA
- a CDS encoding ABC transporter substrate-binding protein, which translates to MTFTDQLNRELEIPAWPPRRIVSLVPSQTELLADLGLENEVVGITKFCVHPSKWFGTKTRIGGTKTLNVEKIKNLKPDLIIGNKEENERTQIEELAAHYPVWLSDVRTLEQACDMMAKVGQVVGKAVEAQKLIGKIKTEFALCPPPSTRCPAAYFIWRKPYMVAGGDTFIDGMLRVAGFHNVFSHKSRYPEITLEELAEAKPKVILLSSEPYPFAEKHFEPLREVCPNARIQLVDGEMFSWYGSRLLHSAAYFQKLRETLDLA; encoded by the coding sequence ATGACTTTCACCGACCAACTCAATCGAGAACTCGAAATTCCTGCTTGGCCGCCGCGCCGCATAGTGTCGCTCGTGCCTTCGCAGACAGAGTTGTTGGCGGATTTAGGCCTTGAGAATGAAGTCGTTGGCATCACGAAGTTTTGCGTCCATCCGAGCAAATGGTTTGGGACAAAGACCCGTATTGGAGGAACAAAAACGTTGAATGTTGAAAAAATAAAAAACCTGAAGCCCGACCTCATCATAGGCAACAAGGAGGAAAACGAGCGCACTCAGATAGAAGAACTCGCCGCGCACTACCCCGTTTGGCTCAGCGATGTGCGAACACTCGAACAGGCCTGCGACATGATGGCGAAGGTGGGTCAAGTGGTCGGGAAAGCCGTCGAGGCTCAGAAATTGATTGGAAAAATAAAAACAGAGTTTGCCCTCTGCCCTCCACCTTCCACCCGCTGCCCCGCCGCCTATTTCATCTGGCGAAAACCCTACATGGTAGCGGGCGGCGACACTTTCATTGACGGAATGCTGCGCGTTGCGGGCTTTCACAACGTTTTTTCGCACAAAAGTCGTTACCCCGAAATCACGTTGGAAGAACTCGCCGAAGCCAAACCCAAAGTCATATTGCTCTCGTCCGAGCCTTACCCATTTGCCGAAAAACACTTTGAGCCGTTGCGGGAAGTTTGCCCCAATGCGCGAATCCAACTTGTTGACGGAGAGATGTTTTCTTGGTATGGAAGCAGGCTGCTACATTCGGCGGCTTATTTCCAAAAACTACGAGAAACATTGGACTTGGCTTGA
- the rlmB gene encoding 23S rRNA (guanosine(2251)-2'-O)-methyltransferase RlmB, with product MADSNLIYGHHPVAEAIRAGKAVEKVYFQQGIRGEMEKEFRHLTKEHGIPLQVVPREKLNKMTKGTHQGVVAYLALVEFQSLEDVLPFVFEQGQIPLLILLDGVTDVRNFGAICRSAECMGVHAVVVPQSGSAPANEEAMKASAGALARIRLCRVRSMFSTVEMLQASGVQVVATALGERSKPIFEADFTVPTALLMGSEGEGVHPKLQKMADSVVKIPQATNFDSFNVSVAAGIVLYEAIRQRLGGIEGH from the coding sequence ATGGCAGACTCAAACCTGATTTACGGCCACCACCCCGTCGCGGAGGCCATTCGCGCCGGAAAAGCGGTGGAAAAAGTTTATTTCCAACAGGGCATACGCGGGGAGATGGAAAAGGAATTTCGCCACCTGACGAAGGAACACGGCATACCGCTCCAAGTGGTACCCCGCGAAAAACTCAACAAAATGACCAAAGGCACGCATCAAGGCGTGGTCGCTTATCTGGCTTTGGTAGAGTTCCAGTCGCTCGAAGATGTGCTGCCCTTCGTGTTCGAGCAAGGCCAGATTCCCCTGCTCATCCTGCTCGACGGGGTGACGGACGTGCGGAATTTCGGCGCGATTTGCCGTTCGGCAGAGTGCATGGGCGTTCATGCGGTCGTGGTGCCGCAGTCAGGCTCCGCACCTGCCAATGAGGAGGCCATGAAGGCCTCTGCCGGAGCGTTGGCGCGGATTCGGCTGTGTCGGGTCAGGAGTATGTTCAGCACGGTGGAAATGTTGCAAGCCTCTGGCGTGCAGGTTGTTGCCACCGCGTTGGGCGAGCGTTCCAAGCCGATTTTCGAGGCAGACTTTACCGTGCCAACGGCGCTCCTGATGGGTTCGGAAGGCGAGGGCGTGCACCCGAAGCTCCAAAAAATGGCCGACTCGGTCGTCAAAATCCCGCAGGCAACCAACTTCGACTCTTTCAACGTCAGTGTCGCCGCCGGCATCGTGTTGTACGAGGCGATAAGGCAGAGATTGGGGGGCATTGAGGGTCATTAG
- a CDS encoding DUF1361 domain-containing protein yields the protein MEFLKSRFRNEQQFRLFAMLALASFFCGLLVAGRAYIIRHDLTHINTLKDLYWFRAPTFFFLLWNLFLAWVPYLTALKVERLQRLGSSRLLLWLGLIVWLAFLPNAPYIITDFIHLRHRPPVPFWYDLFLFFTTASLGLILGLLSLYEIHLVLKRWFSKTFAQLLILSAIGLCGFGVWLGRFQRWNSWDIVTRPDALLLDIANTLATRHALVHAVGISALLSGILLMGYGLLTVMLDDSKTHSGKTRPLK from the coding sequence ATGGAGTTTCTCAAATCCCGTTTCCGCAACGAACAGCAGTTCCGACTTTTTGCCATGCTTGCGCTGGCTTCGTTTTTCTGTGGCTTGCTGGTGGCTGGTCGCGCTTACATTATTCGGCACGATTTGACGCACATCAACACGTTGAAAGATTTGTATTGGTTTCGAGCGCCCACGTTTTTTTTCCTGCTGTGGAATTTGTTTTTGGCTTGGGTTCCCTACCTCACGGCGCTGAAAGTGGAGCGATTGCAAAGGCTCGGAAGCAGCCGTCTCTTGTTGTGGCTTGGGCTAATCGTTTGGTTGGCTTTTTTGCCCAACGCGCCTTACATCATCACTGATTTTATCCATTTGCGCCACCGCCCGCCAGTGCCATTCTGGTATGATTTGTTCTTGTTTTTCACAACAGCCAGCTTGGGGCTGATACTCGGCCTGCTTTCGCTCTATGAAATCCACCTCGTTTTGAAACGGTGGTTTTCGAAAACCTTTGCTCAATTGCTGATTTTGTCGGCCATCGGTCTTTGCGGGTTCGGCGTGTGGCTGGGGCGTTTCCAACGCTGGAACTCTTGGGACATCGTGACACGCCCAGATGCGCTGTTGCTCGACATCGCCAACACGCTCGCCACTCGCCATGCACTCGTGCACGCTGTGGGTATATCAGCCTTGTTGTCGGGAATTTTGCTCATGGGATATGGTTTGCTCACGGTCATGCTTGATGATAGCAAGACCCACTCTGGCAAAACCCGGCCCTTGAAATGA
- a CDS encoding Uma2 family endonuclease produces MEAAVLTPPPKNGKISLRFGEWEVRHFQPRRMTDEEFYAFCRENPELKIEQDKYGNVIVMPPVSPDSASSELEVGTDLTVWNRKTRLGKTFSSSVMFTLPDGSKRMPDASWISSEKYDRLSERERQSFAKIVPDFVIEVRSPSDSLTELKEKMTDAWIANGVRLAWLLDPESQSVWVYRADGSTETLAGFDKKLSGEDVLPGFEFDLSVLKD; encoded by the coding sequence ATGGAAGCGGCAGTCCTCACTCCACCACCCAAAAATGGCAAAATTTCTCTCCGTTTCGGCGAATGGGAGGTGCGGCATTTCCAGCCCAGAAGAATGACCGACGAAGAGTTTTACGCTTTTTGCCGGGAAAATCCCGAACTGAAAATCGAACAAGACAAATACGGAAATGTAATTGTTATGCCCCCTGTTTCTCCTGATTCTGCCAGCAGCGAACTTGAGGTCGGTACCGATTTGACTGTCTGGAATCGCAAAACCAGACTCGGGAAAACTTTCAGTTCTTCTGTCATGTTCACCCTTCCCGATGGCTCCAAAAGGATGCCGGACGCTTCATGGATTTCCAGTGAAAAATATGACCGCCTGTCAGAACGAGAGCGGCAATCTTTCGCCAAAATCGTCCCCGATTTCGTCATTGAAGTACGCAGCCCGAGTGATTCGCTGACGGAACTAAAAGAAAAAATGACCGATGCTTGGATAGCCAACGGCGTCCGCCTTGCATGGCTGCTCGACCCCGAATCTCAATCCGTCTGGGTTTACCGCGCCGACGGCAGCACAGAAACTCTCGCAGGCTTCGATAAAAAACTGTCAGGAGAAGACGTATTGCCGGGTTTTGAGTTTGATTTGAGTGTTTTGAAGGATTAA
- a CDS encoding type II toxin-antitoxin system VapC family toxin, with translation MENQRIVIDTTLFIEHLRSKDKSKTTLFKLSSTGLRYVSSVTVYELFAGATDASKMASVRYELQGLLILPFTTEIAEKAGEIFRDLRSRGQMIEATDIFIAATALVDNLPVKTVNIRHFSRVQGLLLA, from the coding sequence CTGGAAAATCAAAGAATAGTAATAGACACAACGCTTTTCATCGAGCATCTGCGCTCGAAGGACAAATCAAAAACTACGCTCTTCAAACTTTCTTCTACAGGGCTGCGATATGTCTCATCCGTGACTGTTTATGAACTGTTTGCCGGAGCAACCGATGCTTCTAAGATGGCCTCTGTGCGCTATGAATTGCAAGGATTGCTCATTTTGCCCTTTACAACTGAAATAGCCGAAAAAGCCGGCGAAATCTTCCGCGACCTCCGCAGCCGAGGGCAAATGATAGAAGCGACCGATATTTTCATCGCCGCTACCGCCCTCGTCGACAACCTGCCTGTCAAGACCGTGAACATCCGCCATTTCTCTCGGGTGCAAGGCTTGTTGCTCGCGTAG